Proteins encoded by one window of Kribbella flavida DSM 17836:
- a CDS encoding peptide MFS transporter gives MSAPRPDVDQERTFFGHPRGLKTLFTTELWERFSYYGMRAILLLYLTDQAHGLGLGQSLGEAVVSIYGASVYLLSVLGGLLADRVVGARKTVLYGGAVIVAGHLCLALPANGTAYLGIALVAVGTGLLKPNVSAMVGTLYEAGDERRDSAFSIFYLGINLGSFSAPFVVGFLRREFGFHVAFAAAAVGMTLALVAYVLGRRTLHGRGDTPPNPLTAEDRPTMLKVTGAVAALLLAVFAWSAWRSGGLGPKPVVDAISYLCFLAPIAYFTMLLRSPLVTPRERRQVRAYIPLFVAAMLFFMVFEQAATTLTTFAADRTALELFGLSISPEFFQSVNPFTIIVLAPVFAVVWIRLGDRGPGIGQKFATGLLLAGISFAVMSVASAVTGDGLASPLWLVLVYVIQTLGELFLSPVGLAATTVLAPKAFLSQMMALWFLAPAAGQAITAQLVQATENTSDTAYFGGLAAVTTVFALALYFLSPWIRRHTDPRTSSSTEVSAR, from the coding sequence GTGTCGGCACCACGACCGGACGTGGACCAGGAGCGCACCTTCTTCGGGCACCCACGCGGACTGAAAACGCTGTTCACCACCGAGTTGTGGGAGCGGTTCAGCTACTACGGGATGCGCGCGATCCTGCTGCTGTACCTGACCGACCAGGCGCACGGCCTGGGGCTGGGGCAGTCGCTCGGCGAGGCGGTGGTGTCGATCTACGGCGCCTCGGTCTACCTGTTGTCGGTGCTCGGCGGCTTGCTCGCCGACCGGGTCGTCGGCGCCCGCAAGACCGTGCTGTACGGCGGGGCGGTGATCGTCGCCGGGCACCTGTGCCTGGCACTGCCGGCCAACGGTACGGCGTACCTCGGCATCGCACTGGTTGCCGTGGGCACCGGTCTGCTCAAGCCGAACGTGTCGGCGATGGTCGGCACCCTCTACGAGGCCGGCGACGAGCGGCGCGACTCGGCGTTCTCGATCTTCTACCTGGGCATCAACCTGGGCTCGTTCAGCGCGCCGTTCGTGGTCGGCTTCCTGCGCCGCGAGTTCGGCTTCCACGTCGCCTTCGCGGCGGCCGCGGTCGGGATGACGCTGGCGCTGGTCGCGTACGTGCTCGGCCGGCGGACCCTGCACGGCCGCGGCGACACCCCGCCGAACCCGCTCACCGCCGAGGACCGCCCCACGATGCTGAAGGTCACCGGCGCGGTGGCCGCGCTGCTGCTGGCCGTCTTCGCCTGGTCGGCGTGGCGCTCCGGCGGGCTCGGCCCGAAGCCGGTGGTCGACGCGATCTCGTACCTGTGCTTCCTGGCGCCGATCGCCTACTTCACCATGCTGCTGCGCAGCCCGCTGGTGACGCCGCGGGAGCGCCGGCAGGTCCGGGCGTACATCCCGCTGTTCGTCGCGGCGATGCTGTTCTTCATGGTCTTCGAGCAGGCCGCGACCACGCTGACCACGTTCGCCGCCGACCGGACGGCGCTCGAGCTGTTCGGGCTCTCGATCTCGCCGGAGTTCTTCCAGTCGGTCAACCCGTTCACGATCATCGTGCTGGCACCGGTGTTCGCGGTGGTCTGGATCAGGCTCGGGGACCGCGGCCCGGGCATCGGCCAGAAGTTCGCGACCGGGCTGCTGCTGGCCGGCATCTCGTTCGCCGTGATGAGCGTCGCGTCGGCGGTCACCGGCGACGGCCTGGCCTCGCCGCTGTGGCTGGTCCTGGTCTACGTGATCCAGACCCTCGGTGAGCTGTTCCTGTCGCCGGTGGGCCTGGCGGCGACCACCGTGCTGGCTCCGAAGGCGTTCCTCAGCCAGATGATGGCGCTGTGGTTCCTCGCCCCGGCCGCCGGGCAGGCGATCACGGCGCAGCTGGTGCAAGCGACCGAGAACACCTCCGACACGGCGTACTTCGGTGGGCTGGCGGCGGTGACGACGGTGTTCGCGCTGGCGCTCTACTTCCTGTCGCCCTGGATCCGCCGGCACACCGATCCGCGCACCTCGAGCAGCACCGAGGTCAGCGCCAGGTGA
- the aceE gene encoding pyruvate dehydrogenase (acetyl-transferring), homodimeric type gives MPTQLPDIDPDETREWVESLDAVLDERGKSRARYLMLKLIERARERQVGVPALRSTDYINSIPPEREPWFPGDEHIERRIRAFIRWNAAVMVSKANRKGLEVGGHIATYQSAASLYEVGFNHFFRGKDHPGGGDQIFIQGHASPGIYARAFLEGRLSADQLDGFRQEVSRGPQQGLSSYPHPRLMPDFWEYPTVSMGLAALDSIYQARFNRYLHNRGIKDTSQQHTWAFLGDGEMGEPESLGAIGLAAREELDNLTFVINCNLQQLDGPVRGNGKVIQELEAFFRGAGWNVIKVIWGREWDALLAQDHDGALVNKMNTTPDGQFQTYSVESGEYIRNNFFGGDQRLQAMVRNLSDEDLRKLPRGGHDYRKVYAAFKSATEHVGQPTVILAQTIKGWTIEALEGRNATHQMKKLTSDDLKLFRDRLYLPIEDKDLEDAYNPPYFHPGTDSPEYQYMMERRQQLGGFLPERRVAPKTTLKLPGDAVYKPLSKGSEKTPVATTMALVRLFRDLMKDPEIGHRIVPIAPDEYRTFGMDSMFPTAKIYSPHGQTYESVDRELLLSYKESEKGQLLHEGISEAGAMGSMIAAGTAYATHGEPMIPFYIFYSMFGFQRTGDQLWALGDQLGRGFLIGATAGRTTLTGEGLQHADGHSPLLASTNPAAVHYDPGFAYEVAHIVKDGLRRMYGYGLDESAPFGEDVFYYLTVYNEPVPQPAEPENLDVAALLKGMYLFSEYETAEGDDVPRVQLLGSGVALPWVRKAQQILAEQYSVAADIWSVTSWNELRRDAIAAEEYNLLHPDEDERVPFVTEQLKDTKGPVVAVSDFMRAVQDQISRWVPNDYTSLGTDGWGLADTRAAARRHFHVDAESIVVATLEILAKRGDVKREVAAEAARKYRIDDPTAVAGVKQEGAGA, from the coding sequence ATGCCGACCCAGCTCCCCGACATCGACCCCGACGAGACACGCGAGTGGGTCGAGTCGCTCGACGCCGTGCTGGACGAGCGCGGCAAGTCGCGCGCGCGTTACCTGATGCTCAAGCTGATCGAGCGGGCCCGGGAGCGGCAGGTCGGCGTCCCCGCGCTGCGGAGCACCGACTACATCAACTCGATCCCGCCCGAGCGCGAGCCGTGGTTCCCCGGTGACGAGCACATCGAACGGCGGATCCGGGCCTTCATCCGGTGGAACGCCGCGGTGATGGTGAGCAAGGCCAACCGCAAGGGCCTGGAGGTCGGCGGCCACATCGCCACCTACCAGTCCGCGGCGAGCCTGTACGAGGTCGGGTTCAACCACTTCTTCCGGGGCAAGGACCACCCGGGCGGCGGCGACCAGATCTTCATCCAGGGCCACGCCTCCCCCGGTATCTACGCGCGCGCCTTCCTCGAGGGCCGGCTGTCGGCCGACCAGCTGGACGGGTTCCGCCAGGAGGTCTCCCGCGGCCCGCAGCAGGGCCTGTCGTCGTACCCGCACCCGCGGCTGATGCCGGACTTCTGGGAGTACCCCACGGTCTCCATGGGACTGGCCGCGCTGGACTCGATCTACCAGGCCCGGTTCAACCGGTACCTGCACAACCGCGGCATCAAGGACACCTCCCAGCAGCACACCTGGGCCTTCCTCGGTGACGGCGAGATGGGTGAGCCGGAGTCGCTCGGCGCGATCGGCCTGGCCGCCCGCGAGGAGCTCGACAACCTCACGTTCGTGATCAACTGCAACCTGCAGCAGCTGGACGGCCCGGTCCGTGGCAACGGCAAGGTGATCCAGGAGCTGGAGGCGTTCTTCCGCGGCGCCGGCTGGAACGTGATCAAGGTGATCTGGGGCCGCGAGTGGGACGCGCTGCTGGCGCAGGACCACGACGGCGCGCTGGTGAACAAGATGAACACCACCCCGGACGGCCAGTTCCAGACCTACTCGGTGGAGTCCGGCGAGTACATCCGGAACAACTTCTTCGGTGGCGACCAGCGGCTGCAGGCGATGGTCCGCAACCTGTCCGACGAGGACCTGCGCAAGCTGCCCCGCGGCGGCCACGACTACCGCAAGGTGTACGCCGCGTTCAAGAGCGCCACCGAACACGTCGGCCAGCCGACGGTGATCCTGGCCCAGACCATCAAGGGCTGGACGATCGAGGCGCTGGAGGGCCGCAACGCGACCCACCAGATGAAGAAGCTGACCTCGGACGACCTGAAGCTGTTCCGCGACCGGCTCTACCTGCCGATCGAGGACAAGGACCTCGAGGACGCCTACAACCCGCCGTACTTCCACCCCGGCACCGACTCGCCGGAGTACCAGTACATGATGGAGCGGCGCCAGCAGCTCGGCGGTTTCCTGCCCGAGCGGCGGGTGGCGCCGAAGACGACGCTGAAGCTGCCTGGTGACGCCGTCTACAAGCCGCTCAGCAAGGGCAGCGAGAAGACACCGGTGGCCACCACGATGGCGCTGGTGCGGCTGTTCCGCGACCTGATGAAGGACCCGGAGATCGGGCACCGGATCGTGCCGATCGCGCCGGACGAGTACCGCACGTTCGGCATGGACTCGATGTTCCCGACGGCGAAGATCTACTCGCCGCACGGGCAGACCTACGAGTCGGTCGACCGCGAGCTGCTGCTGTCGTACAAGGAGTCCGAGAAGGGCCAGCTGCTGCACGAGGGCATCAGCGAGGCCGGTGCGATGGGCTCGATGATCGCCGCCGGTACGGCGTACGCGACGCACGGCGAGCCGATGATCCCGTTCTACATCTTCTACTCGATGTTCGGGTTCCAGCGCACCGGCGACCAGCTCTGGGCGCTGGGCGACCAGCTCGGCCGCGGCTTCCTGATCGGCGCGACCGCCGGCCGGACGACGCTGACCGGTGAGGGCCTGCAGCACGCCGACGGGCACTCGCCGCTGCTCGCCTCGACGAACCCGGCGGCCGTGCACTACGACCCGGGCTTCGCCTACGAGGTGGCGCACATCGTCAAGGACGGCCTGCGCCGGATGTACGGCTACGGGCTGGACGAGTCCGCGCCGTTCGGCGAGGACGTCTTCTACTACCTGACCGTCTACAACGAGCCGGTGCCACAGCCCGCGGAACCGGAGAACCTCGACGTCGCGGCGCTGCTCAAGGGCATGTACCTGTTCAGCGAGTACGAGACCGCCGAGGGCGACGACGTGCCGCGGGTGCAGCTGCTCGGGTCCGGCGTGGCGCTGCCGTGGGTCCGCAAGGCCCAGCAGATCCTTGCCGAGCAGTACTCGGTGGCCGCCGACATCTGGTCGGTCACCTCGTGGAACGAGCTGCGCCGCGACGCCATCGCCGCGGAGGAGTACAACCTGCTGCACCCGGACGAGGACGAGCGGGTTCCGTTCGTCACCGAGCAGCTGAAGGACACCAAGGGTCCGGTCGTCGCGGTCAGCGACTTCATGCGCGCGGTGCAGGACCAGATCTCGCGCTGGGTCCCGAACGACTACACCTCGCTCGGCACCGACGGCTGGGGCCTGGCCGACACCCGCGCCGCGGCGCGCCGGCACTTCCACGTCGACGCCGAGTCGATCGTGGTCGCCACCCTGGAGATCCTGGCCAAGCGCGGGGACGTCAAGCGCGAGGTGGCCGCCGAGGCCGCCCGCAAGTACCGCATCGACGACCCGACCGCGGTCGCCGGCGTGAAGCAGGAGGGCGCCGGCGCCTGA
- a CDS encoding DUF3052 domain-containing protein codes for MSATADHADGKSGEPNMASRLGLESGWVVQELGYDEDCDDALRDAIQEVTGEPFVGDDTDDVVDVVLLWFREDDGDLVDALFDVLTDLKAGGVVWLMTPKVGRDGYVDASDIAEAAPTAGLSTTSSLTVTDDWAATKLVMPKSPRVKK; via the coding sequence GTGAGCGCGACCGCGGACCACGCGGACGGCAAGAGCGGCGAGCCGAACATGGCGAGCCGGCTCGGCTTGGAGAGCGGCTGGGTCGTGCAGGAGCTCGGCTACGACGAGGACTGCGACGACGCCCTTCGCGACGCCATCCAGGAAGTGACCGGCGAACCGTTCGTCGGCGACGACACCGATGACGTCGTGGACGTCGTCCTGCTCTGGTTCCGGGAGGACGACGGCGACCTCGTGGACGCGCTGTTCGACGTCCTGACCGACCTCAAGGCCGGCGGCGTCGTGTGGCTGATGACGCCCAAGGTGGGCCGGGACGGCTACGTCGACGCCAGCGACATCGCCGAGGCGGCACCGACCGCCGGGCTGTCGACGACCAGCAGCCTGACTGTCACCGACGACTGGGCCGCGACCAAACTGGTGATGCCGAAGTCGCCACGAGTCAAGAAGTGA
- a CDS encoding peroxiredoxin, with translation MSPAAVPVVGSLAPDFTARTQHGEPVRLSDLRGRRPVVVVFYPYAFSRVCTSELGALRDRPDLLAAAEFLAVSCDPMFTLRAYAEAERLEFALLSDFWPHGAIASSYGVFDADRGCALRGTFVIDPDGVVRWSVVNPNADARDPDDYARALAELGCGLG, from the coding sequence GTGAGCCCCGCTGCCGTCCCCGTGGTCGGCAGCCTGGCTCCGGACTTCACCGCACGCACCCAGCACGGTGAACCGGTGCGGCTCTCGGACCTCCGGGGGCGGCGGCCGGTCGTCGTGGTGTTCTACCCGTACGCCTTCAGCCGGGTCTGCACCAGTGAACTGGGTGCGCTGCGGGACCGGCCCGACCTGCTCGCCGCGGCCGAGTTCCTGGCCGTGTCCTGCGACCCGATGTTCACCCTGCGCGCGTACGCCGAGGCGGAGCGGCTGGAGTTCGCGCTGCTCAGCGACTTCTGGCCGCACGGCGCGATCGCCTCGTCGTACGGGGTGTTCGATGCCGACCGCGGCTGCGCGCTGCGCGGCACCTTCGTGATCGATCCCGACGGGGTCGTGCGGTGGTCGGTGGTCAACCCGAACGCCGACGCGCGGGACCCCGACGACTACGCCCGGGCCCTGGCCGAACTGGGGTGCGGACTCGGGTAA
- a CDS encoding AMP-binding protein: MRNGADRPAISTGPALMIPAGYPRDLPSALLRAARDFGTAGVVEIGPDGRETRLDFPILLELAARILAGLRANGVRAGDPAVVHCTEPVGFFAAFWACTLGGIRPLLIGPSPAGDRSEEGRERLRKVTDLLGWTVLIGRPTDLPDDLGLPVLDPDALAGHEPTSDFHRPAADDVAVLMMSSGSSTGTPKIIQLTHRGLVEFAAGTPAMLPVRPGQITLNWLPLDQSGAFLLYHLLPVFTGCTNIHVSTDWVQADPLRWLDLMDQYRVNHSWAPNFGYRLVTAAIAGEPERHWDLSALRSLVSGGEQITVPVMSEFLRLTNRFGVVPETFVAAWGMTETVTGITFARPGLTPNVHRVRIPSTGVVEWVDQRANSGKVAVARPGKPRAEAPGVLSLVSVGAPAPGTTVRIVGPNGAVLPEGRIGQLQVASARVTPGYLGNPDADRAAFPAGNWPARKWLATGDQAFITGGQVVITGRDSERIVLNGETHYAHAVEAVAAAVPGAPEGLIAACGIPDPSTGTDRLTVFYAQLPELRPGLAESIRLAVQDRLGLAAQVVGVPRQQFPTTPGGKILRPLLKQRWLESTFDPGDQPTKLLRPAPAGSPASQPAPGRPLPPQAITGQPLPPQPATGQPSPPQPYGGQSYLGQPAPGQPVVNAPSLPPIPSAPTGDISSDPSEAPANPLEAAAGALDTTPAAPADDHSDAFDEDPNERTTELPVVRLAWRREIKDSIPKPPERPTLGAGRPPADAPVTPVQPPAAPSPDDLTTQPAPNAAVETTEDGRTPPDGLDVLEPADHVAADPEPTSTRASDEERPVDEPAAKESSGRTAEQTTLQATDAGAPGDLFAADAPANRPSSSEEAASDLDTSTADATLRPATAHAEATSTEASAVTDSEASTAAHADPMPDEAVAPAATLDTNTAPVSDQPHADSDNEPHADATAEVTAAPAAEATNTGTTLDTEKPAAAQSTTSPPTTDPEPTADADSDTGTTTEPAPAPDAAASLDATATSTPVDDTTDASLADLRPEAATAHRTAGPQSADAAAAEKATAQTTDDAANSTADVDAPTDPAADRAATVDPGKDASAPAVIAEPAQTDQPGEDPATAGIDPQITAGIDPHATAVPVGDPDTTANTGTSDATADIGKVEAADSNVSAGTKQTADQPSGEIPTAELDPRASTPAVPGTDSADLDAASSTVEPKATDSAAGIDDEQPVPAVAGLCHRRGQLACCDDRGTRRGRC, from the coding sequence GTGAGGAACGGAGCGGACCGGCCGGCGATCAGCACCGGACCGGCCCTGATGATCCCGGCCGGCTACCCCCGCGACCTGCCCAGCGCCCTGCTCCGGGCGGCCCGCGACTTCGGCACCGCCGGCGTCGTCGAGATCGGCCCCGACGGCCGCGAGACCCGCCTCGACTTCCCGATCCTGCTCGAGCTCGCGGCCCGCATCCTGGCCGGCCTGCGCGCCAACGGTGTCCGGGCCGGCGACCCGGCGGTCGTGCACTGCACCGAGCCGGTCGGCTTCTTCGCCGCGTTCTGGGCCTGCACGCTCGGCGGCATCCGCCCGCTGCTGATCGGCCCGTCCCCGGCCGGCGACCGCTCCGAGGAGGGCCGCGAGCGGCTCCGCAAGGTCACTGACCTGCTCGGCTGGACCGTGCTGATCGGCCGGCCCACCGACCTACCCGACGACCTCGGCCTGCCGGTGCTCGACCCGGACGCCCTGGCCGGTCACGAGCCGACGTCGGACTTCCACCGCCCGGCGGCCGACGACGTCGCCGTGCTGATGATGTCCTCGGGCAGCAGCACCGGTACGCCGAAGATCATCCAGCTGACCCACCGCGGCCTGGTCGAGTTCGCCGCCGGCACGCCCGCGATGCTGCCGGTCCGCCCCGGCCAGATCACGCTGAACTGGCTCCCGCTCGACCAGAGCGGCGCGTTCCTGCTGTACCACCTGCTGCCCGTCTTCACCGGCTGCACGAACATCCACGTCAGCACCGACTGGGTCCAGGCCGACCCGCTGCGCTGGCTCGACCTGATGGACCAGTACCGGGTCAACCACTCCTGGGCCCCGAACTTCGGCTACCGGCTCGTCACCGCCGCGATCGCCGGCGAACCCGAGCGGCACTGGGACCTGTCCGCGCTGCGCAGTCTGGTCAGCGGCGGCGAGCAGATCACCGTGCCGGTGATGAGCGAGTTCCTCCGGCTGACGAACCGCTTCGGCGTCGTACCGGAAACGTTTGTCGCCGCCTGGGGCATGACCGAGACCGTCACCGGCATCACCTTCGCCCGCCCCGGCCTCACCCCGAACGTGCACCGCGTCCGGATTCCCTCGACCGGCGTCGTCGAGTGGGTCGACCAGCGCGCCAACTCCGGCAAGGTCGCGGTCGCGCGCCCCGGCAAACCGCGCGCCGAGGCTCCCGGCGTCCTGAGCCTGGTCTCGGTCGGCGCCCCCGCACCCGGTACGACGGTCCGCATCGTCGGCCCGAACGGCGCCGTCCTGCCCGAGGGCCGGATCGGCCAGCTGCAGGTCGCCTCCGCCCGGGTGACGCCGGGCTACCTCGGCAACCCCGACGCCGACCGCGCCGCCTTCCCGGCCGGCAACTGGCCGGCCCGCAAGTGGCTGGCGACCGGCGACCAGGCGTTCATCACCGGCGGCCAGGTCGTCATCACCGGCCGGGACAGCGAACGCATCGTGCTGAACGGCGAGACCCACTACGCCCACGCCGTCGAAGCCGTCGCCGCCGCCGTCCCCGGCGCCCCCGAAGGCCTGATCGCCGCCTGCGGCATCCCCGACCCCAGCACCGGCACCGACCGCCTGACGGTCTTCTACGCCCAGCTTCCCGAGCTCCGTCCCGGCTTGGCGGAGTCCATCCGCCTGGCTGTGCAGGATCGTCTGGGTCTTGCAGCGCAGGTCGTCGGCGTGCCGCGGCAGCAGTTCCCGACCACCCCCGGCGGCAAGATCCTTCGGCCGCTGCTGAAGCAACGCTGGCTGGAGAGCACCTTCGACCCCGGCGATCAGCCGACCAAGCTCCTGCGCCCGGCACCGGCCGGCTCGCCCGCGTCCCAGCCGGCCCCCGGCAGGCCTTTGCCGCCCCAGGCGATCACCGGCCAGCCTTTGCCGCCTCAGCCGGCCACTGGGCAGCCCTCGCCGCCCCAGCCGTACGGCGGCCAGTCCTACCTCGGCCAGCCCGCCCCCGGTCAGCCGGTCGTCAACGCTCCCTCCCTGCCGCCCATCCCGTCGGCACCCACCGGCGACATCTCCAGCGACCCTTCCGAGGCCCCGGCCAATCCTCTGGAAGCCGCCGCCGGCGCCCTCGACACCACGCCCGCGGCCCCCGCCGACGACCACTCCGACGCCTTCGACGAGGACCCCAACGAGCGCACCACCGAACTCCCGGTGGTCCGCCTCGCCTGGCGCCGCGAGATCAAGGACTCCATCCCGAAACCCCCCGAACGCCCCACCCTCGGCGCCGGCCGCCCACCCGCCGACGCGCCTGTCACCCCGGTACAGCCGCCCGCCGCCCCCTCCCCGGACGACCTCACCACGCAGCCCGCGCCGAACGCGGCCGTCGAGACAACCGAGGACGGCCGTACTCCCCCCGACGGCCTGGACGTACTCGAGCCAGCGGATCACGTCGCCGCAGACCCCGAGCCGACCAGCACCCGCGCCTCCGACGAGGAGCGGCCCGTCGACGAGCCAGCTGCGAAGGAGTCCTCGGGGCGCACCGCCGAGCAGACCACGCTGCAGGCGACCGACGCAGGTGCCCCGGGAGATCTCTTCGCCGCGGACGCGCCGGCAAATCGGCCGTCGTCAAGCGAAGAGGCCGCGTCCGACCTCGACACGTCGACCGCCGACGCCACGCTCCGACCGGCAACCGCCCACGCCGAGGCGACCTCAACGGAGGCGTCCGCCGTCACCGACTCGGAAGCCAGTACGGCCGCCCACGCCGACCCGATGCCCGACGAGGCAGTGGCGCCCGCTGCCACCCTCGACACGAACACCGCACCCGTCAGCGACCAGCCGCACGCTGACTCCGACAACGAGCCACACGCTGATGCCACCGCCGAGGTCACGGCCGCACCCGCCGCAGAAGCCACCAACACCGGCACAACGCTCGACACCGAAAAGCCTGCTGCGGCCCAAAGCACCACCTCGCCCCCGACCACCGACCCTGAGCCCACCGCGGACGCAGACTCGGACACCGGTACGACGACCGAGCCCGCCCCGGCACCGGACGCTGCCGCCTCCCTCGACGCGACCGCTACGTCCACCCCGGTCGACGACACCACCGACGCCTCGCTCGCCGACCTCCGCCCAGAAGCAGCGACCGCGCACCGAACCGCGGGTCCCCAGTCGGCCGATGCCGCCGCCGCAGAGAAGGCGACTGCCCAGACGACCGACGACGCCGCCAACTCGACCGCGGACGTCGACGCGCCCACAGACCCTGCCGCCGACCGTGCGGCAACCGTCGACCCCGGCAAGGACGCATCCGCCCCCGCGGTCATCGCCGAACCCGCGCAGACTGACCAGCCGGGTGAGGACCCCGCCACCGCCGGGATCGACCCGCAGATCACCGCCGGGATCGACCCGCACGCCACCGCCGTACCCGTCGGCGATCCGGATACGACCGCGAACACCGGCACCTCGGATGCAACCGCCGACATCGGCAAGGTCGAGGCAGCCGACTCGAACGTCTCCGCCGGGACGAAGCAGACTGCCGACCAGCCCTCCGGCGAAATTCCCACCGCCGAGCTCGACCCGCGCGCGTCGACGCCCGCCGTACCCGGCACGGACTCCGCCGACCTGGACGCAGCGAGCAGCACCGTCGAGCCCAAGGCCACCGATTCCGCCGCCGGCATTGACGACGAGCAGCCTGTCCCTGCGGTTGCCGGGCTCTGCCACCGACGAGGTCAACTCGCCTGCTGCGACGACCGTGGTACCCGACGCGGACGCTGCTGA